A single region of the Syngnathoides biaculeatus isolate LvHL_M chromosome 17, ASM1980259v1, whole genome shotgun sequence genome encodes:
- the rasgrf2a gene encoding ras-specific guanine nucleotide-releasing factor 2 isoform X2, which translates to MAANQMRIFGFRLEGSDPIGCESSRLRSKKSKVGLAPLALLFFFFSRAHAARGRAAAGPLRGPESRLALIPTWVWLSSPLLPPPPPRPEHFGSARHFRTRPGRSVPMQKGVRYNEGHALHLALLARKEGARRGVLSKRSSENARWSDKFFALHHNLLFYFDGEHSARPSGMYLLEGCRCERAPAPKASSLSASASGGGSGRDAPDKMQHYFLVMFGHDGQKPLELRTEDEADRDEWVDCIRQASYSDLMVEREILMQKYIHLVQILETEKVAANQLRAQLEDQQTEIERLKAEVVLLNRSKERGRLSQNPLDDEDPDIKKIKKVQSFMRGWLCRRKWKLIVQDYICSPHAESMRKRNHIVFNMVEAESEYVGQLSVLVNCFLRPLRMAASSKKPPVSHHDVSSIFLNSETIMFLHQIFHQGLNARMANWPTLVLADLFDILLPMLNIYQEFVRNHQYSLQVLANCKQNRDFDKLLKQYEANAACEGRMLETFLTYPMFQIPRYIITLHELLAHTPHEHVERNSLRFAKSKLEELSKMMHDEVSDTENIRKNLAIERMIVEGCDVLLDTSQTFVRQGSLVQLPSSGERGMLSKVRLGALSLRKEGERQCFLFTKHFLICTRTSGGKLHLLKQGGALSLMECTLVEELDPSDEDYNAAGQGFSHLEFKMVVEPPDGQTFSVVLLAPSRQEKAAWTSDISQCVDNIRCNGLMTSVFEENSKVSVPNMIKSDARLHKDDVDICFSKTLNSCKVPQIRYASVDRLLERLTDLRFLSIDFLNTFLHTYRIFTTAAVVINKLAHIYRQPFTSIPVRSLELFFAANQGSWGTDPLNNKSPRLCRKFSSPPPLSLPSRTSSPVHSRKLSLSSPVGLKVLDLGSTPSSSAASSPTSTHGPGLFASSSPPPHAAAPSRTLFGFSSSPPPTVTKAPPDLSHGPSSPELSPAGEDVGELPRIDAFCGKLRRSIRRAVLESVSLDKFIPDSPTGSGNESGDVSPCRSPSTPRHLRYRPTGASSAENARCAVSPASAFAIATAAAGHGGSQASGSSEKSCDKEFIIRRAATNRVLNVLRHWVSKHSQDFESNGELKSGVLGLLDEVLRDPDLLPQERKATSNILSALCQEEPDDTQLKIEDVLQMKSCPLLHFIAAESPKAECLESLSAMELAEQITLLDHIVFRSIPYEEFLGQGWMKVDKTEKTPYIMKTSQHFNNMSNLVASQILTQADGGARAGAIEKWLAVADICRCLNNFNGVLEITSALNRSAVYRLKKTWAKVCKQTKALMDRLQRAVSSEGRFKNLRETLKNCNPPCVPYLGMYLTDLAFIEEGSPNFTEGGLVNFSKMRMICHIIREIRQFQQAPYRIEHQAKVTHFLLDKTQVMDEDALYELSLKFEPRVAPG; encoded by the exons ATGGCTGCCAATCAAATGCGAATTTTTGGGTTCCGTCTTGAGGGTTCTGATCCAATTGGATGCGAATCGTCTCGACTCCGTAGTAAGAAGTCAAAAGTCGGGCTCGCGCCTCtcgctcttctttttttttttttttctcgggctCACGCCGCGCGGGGCCGGGCCGCCGCTGGCCCTTTAAGAGGACCCGAAAGCCGATTAGCGCTCATCCCGACTTGGGTTTGGCTCTCTTCTCCtctcctaccccccccccccccccgcccggaGCATTTTGGTTCGGCTCGGCACTTCCGGACGCGGCCGGGTCGGTCGGTCCCCATGCAGAAGGGGGTGCGCTACAACGAGGGCCACGCGCTGCACCTGGCGCTGCTGGCCCGCAAGGAGGGCGCCAGGCGCGGCGTGCTGAGCAAGCGCAGTTCGGAGAACGCCCGCTGGAGCGACAAGTTCTTCGCGCTGCACCACAACCTCCTCTTCTACTTCGACGGCGAGCACAGCGCGCGCCCGTCGGGCATGTACCTGCTGGAGGGTTGCAGGTGCGAGCGCGCCCCCGCGCCCAAAGCCTCCTCGCTCAGCGCGAGCGCGAGCGGAGGCGGAAGCGGAAGGGACGCCCCCGATAAGATGCAG CACTACTTCCTGGTGATGTTCGGCCACGACGGTCAGAAGCCTTTGGAGCTTCGGACGGAGGACGAGGCCGACCGCGACGAGTGGGTGGACTGCATACGGCAGGCCAG CTACTCGGACCTGATGGTGGAGCGCGAGATCCTGATGCAGAAGTACATCCACCTGGTCCAGATCTTGGAGACGGAGAAGGTCGCGGCCAATCAGCTCCGCGCGCAGCTGGAGGACCAGCAAACGGAGATCGAGAGGCTGAAGGCCGAG GTGGTCCTGCTCAACAGGAGCAAAGAGCGCGGGCGGCTCAGCCAGAACCCCCTGGACGACGAGGACCCCGACATCAAGAAGATCAAGAAG GTGCAGAGCTTCATGCGCGGCTGGCTGTGCCGGAGGAAGTGGAAGCTGATCGTTCAAGACTACATCTGCTCGCCGCACGCCGAGAGCATGCGCAAGCGCAACCACATCGTCTTCAACATGGTGGAGGCCGAGAGCGAGTACGTCGGCCAGCTGTCCGTCCTGGTCAACTGCTTCCTGCGTCCGCTGCGCATGGCCGCCAGCTCCAAGAAGCCGCCCGTCAGCCACCACGACGTCAGCAGCATCTTCCTCAACAG CGAGACCATCATGTTCCTGCACCAGATCTTCCACCAGGGCCTCAACGCTCGCATGGCCAACTGGCCCACGCTGGTCCTCG CCGACCTGTTCGACATCCTCCTCCCCATGCTGAACATCTACCAGGAGTTTGTGCGCAACCACCAGTACAGCCTTCAGGTTCTGGCCAACTGCAAGCAGAACCGCGACTTCGACAAGCTGCTCAAGCAGTACGAGGCCAACGCCGCCTGCGAGGGCCGCATGCTCGAGACCTTCCTCACCTACCCCATGTTCCAG ATTCCTCGTTACATCATCACGCTTCACGAGTTGCTGGCGCACACGCCGCACGAGCACGTGGAGAGGAACAGTTTGCGCTTTGCCAAGTCCAAGCTGGAAGAACTCTCAAA GATGATGCACGACGAGGTGAGCGACACGGAGAACATCCGCAAGAACTTGGCCATCGAGAGGATGATCGTGGAGGGCTGCGACGTTCTGCTGGACACCAGCCAGACCTTCGTCAGACAAG GTTCGCTCGTCCAGCTGCCCTCGAGCGGCGAGCGCGGGATGCTGAGCAAGGTGCGCCTCGGCGCGCTGTCTCTGCGCAAGGAAGGCGAGCGCCAGTGCTTCCTGTTTACTAAGCACTTCCTCATCTGCACCAGGACATCTGGCGGCAAGCTGCACCTGCTCAAG CAAGGAGGCGCCCTGTCGCTCATGGAGTGCACGCTCGTCGAGGAACTGGACCCCAGCGACGAGGACT ACAACGCGGCGGGGCAAGGCTTCAGCCACCTGGAGTTCAAAATGGTGGTGGAGCCCCCCGACGGGCAGACGTTTTCCGTGGTCCTGCTCGCTCCCTCGCGCCAGGAGAAGGCGGCCTGGACGAGCGACATCAGTCAG TGCGTGGACAACATCCGCTGCAACGGGCTGATGACCAGCGTCTTCGAGGAGAACTCCAAAGTGTCCGTGCCCAACATGATCAA GTCGGACGCCCGCCTGCACAAAGACGACGTGGACATCTGCTTCAGCAAGACGCTCAACTCGTGCAAAGTCCCTCAGATCCGCTACGCCAGCGTGGACCGGCTCCTGGAGCGCCTGACCGACCTCCGCTTCCTCTCCATCGACTTCCTCAACACCTTCCTGCACACGTACAGAATTTTCACCACGGCCGCCGTCGTCATCAACAAGCTGGCGCACATCTACAGGCAGCCCTTCACCTCCATACCCGTCAG GTCCCTGGAGCTGTTCTTCGCCGCCAACCAGGGCTCGTGGGGCACGGACCCCCTGAACAACAAATCTCCACGTCTGTGTCGCAAGTTctcgtcgccgccgccgttgTCCCTCCCGTCTCGCACGTCATCGCCCGTCCACAGCCGCAAGTTGTCCCTCAGCTCGCCCGTGGGGCTCAAAGTCCTGGACCTGGGCTCCACGCCTTCGTCCTCCGCCGCCAGCTCCCCCACCTCCACGCACGGTCCCGGCCTCTTCGCCTCGTCCTCGCCGCCGCCCCACGCCGCCGCCCCGTCCAGGACCCTCTTCGGCTTCTCGTCCTCGCCGCCGCCCACCGTCACCAAGGCCCCCCCGGATCTCAGTCACGGTCCCAGCTCGCCCGAACTCAGCCCGGCCGGCGAGGACGTCGGCGAACTGCCTCGCATCGACGCCTTCTGCGGAAAACTGCGAAGAAGCATCCGCAGAG CCGTCCTGGAGTCCGTGTCTCTGGACAAATTTATCCCGGACTCTCCCACCGGCAGCGGCAACGAGTCCGGGGACGTGTCGCCGTGCCGCTCGCCGTCCACGCCGCGACACCTGCGTTACCGCCCGACGGGAG CGTCTTCGGCGGAGAACGCGCGCTGCGCCGTGTCGCCCGCGTCGGCCTTCGCCatcgccaccgccgccgccggacACGGCGGCTCCCAGG CCTCGGGAAGCTCTGAGAAATCGTGCGACAAGGAGTTCATCATCCGCAGAGCCGCCACCAACCGGGTTCTCAACGTGCTGCGCCATTGGGTGTCCAAACATTCGCAG GATTTCGAGAGCAACGGCGAGCTGAAGTCGGGCGTCCTCGGCCTCCTGGACGAAGTCCTTCGGGATCCGGACCTTCTGCCGCAGGAGAGGAAAGCCACCAGCAACATCCTCAG CGCTCTTTGCCAGGAAGAACCGGACGACACTCAGCTCAAGATTGAGGACGTCCTACAAATG AAAAGTTGTCCACTTCTGCACTTCATTGCG GCGGAAAGTCCAAAAGCCGAGTGCTTGGAGTCCTTGTCTGCCATGGAGCTGGCCGAGCAGATCACTTTGCTGGACCACATCGTCTTCAGGAGCATCCCCTACGA GGAGTTCCTGGGTCAAGGCTGGATGAAGGTGGACAAGACGGAGAAGACTCCTTACATCATGAAAACGAGCCAGCACTTCAACAAC ATGAGCAACCTGGTGGCGTCGCAGATCCTGACGCAGGCCGACGGGGGCGCCCGGGCGGGGGCCATCGAGAAGTGGCTGGCGGTGGCCGACATCTGCCGCTGCCTCAACAACTTCAACGGCGTCCTGGAGATCACGTCGGCGCTCAACCGCAGCGCCGTCTACCGTCTCAAGAAGACCTGGGCCAAAGTCTGCAAGCAG ACGAAGGCTCTGATGGATCGTCTGCAGAGGGCCGTGTCGTCGGAGGGACGCTTCAAGAACCTCAGGGAGACGCTGAAAAA CTGCAACCCGCCGTGCGTTCCCTACCTGGGCATGTACCTGACCGACCTGGCCTTCATCGAGGAGGGGTCGCCCAACTTCACCGAGGGGGGGCTGGTCAACTTCTCCAAGATGAGGATG ATTTGTCACATCATCCGAGAGATCCGGCAGTTCCAGCAAGCTCCTTACAGGATCGAGCACCAGGCCAAG GTGACTCACTTCCTGCTGGACAAGACGCAGGTGATGGACGAAGACGCGCTGTACGAGCTCTCGCTGAAGTTTGAGCCGCGCGTTGCGCCGGGCTAA
- the rasgrf2a gene encoding ras-specific guanine nucleotide-releasing factor 2 isoform X1, translating into MAANQMRIFGFRLEGSDPIGCESSRLRSKKSKVGLAPLALLFFFFSRAHAARGRAAAGPLRGPESRLALIPTWVWLSSPLLPPPPPRPEHFGSARHFRTRPGRSVPMQKGVRYNEGHALHLALLARKEGARRGVLSKRSSENARWSDKFFALHHNLLFYFDGEHSARPSGMYLLEGCRCERAPAPKASSLSASASGGGSGRDAPDKMQHYFLVMFGHDGQKPLELRTEDEADRDEWVDCIRQASYSDLMVEREILMQKYIHLVQILETEKVAANQLRAQLEDQQTEIERLKAEVVLLNRSKERGRLSQNPLDDEDPDIKKIKKVQSFMRGWLCRRKWKLIVQDYICSPHAESMRKRNHIVFNMVEAESEYVGQLSVLVNCFLRPLRMAASSKKPPVSHHDVSSIFLNSETIMFLHQIFHQGLNARMANWPTLVLADLFDILLPMLNIYQEFVRNHQYSLQVLANCKQNRDFDKLLKQYEANAACEGRMLETFLTYPMFQIPRYIITLHELLAHTPHEHVERNSLRFAKSKLEELSKMMHDEVSDTENIRKNLAIERMIVEGCDVLLDTSQTFVRQGSLVQLPSSGERGMLSKVRLGALSLRKEGERQCFLFTKHFLICTRTSGGKLHLLKQGGALSLMECTLVEELDPSDEDYNAAGQGFSHLEFKMVVEPPDGQTFSVVLLAPSRQEKAAWTSDISQCVDNIRCNGLMTSVFEENSKVSVPNMIKSDARLHKDDVDICFSKTLNSCKVPQIRYASVDRLLERLTDLRFLSIDFLNTFLHTYRIFTTAAVVINKLAHIYRQPFTSIPVRIEQHSCDRLSIMSLCPDYTLKITQLALDQSKSLELFFAANQGSWGTDPLNNKSPRLCRKFSSPPPLSLPSRTSSPVHSRKLSLSSPVGLKVLDLGSTPSSSAASSPTSTHGPGLFASSSPPPHAAAPSRTLFGFSSSPPPTVTKAPPDLSHGPSSPELSPAGEDVGELPRIDAFCGKLRRSIRRAVLESVSLDKFIPDSPTGSGNESGDVSPCRSPSTPRHLRYRPTGASSAENARCAVSPASAFAIATAAAGHGGSQASGSSEKSCDKEFIIRRAATNRVLNVLRHWVSKHSQDFESNGELKSGVLGLLDEVLRDPDLLPQERKATSNILSALCQEEPDDTQLKIEDVLQMKSCPLLHFIAAESPKAECLESLSAMELAEQITLLDHIVFRSIPYEEFLGQGWMKVDKTEKTPYIMKTSQHFNNMSNLVASQILTQADGGARAGAIEKWLAVADICRCLNNFNGVLEITSALNRSAVYRLKKTWAKVCKQTKALMDRLQRAVSSEGRFKNLRETLKNCNPPCVPYLGMYLTDLAFIEEGSPNFTEGGLVNFSKMRMICHIIREIRQFQQAPYRIEHQAKVTHFLLDKTQVMDEDALYELSLKFEPRVAPG; encoded by the exons ATGGCTGCCAATCAAATGCGAATTTTTGGGTTCCGTCTTGAGGGTTCTGATCCAATTGGATGCGAATCGTCTCGACTCCGTAGTAAGAAGTCAAAAGTCGGGCTCGCGCCTCtcgctcttctttttttttttttttctcgggctCACGCCGCGCGGGGCCGGGCCGCCGCTGGCCCTTTAAGAGGACCCGAAAGCCGATTAGCGCTCATCCCGACTTGGGTTTGGCTCTCTTCTCCtctcctaccccccccccccccccgcccggaGCATTTTGGTTCGGCTCGGCACTTCCGGACGCGGCCGGGTCGGTCGGTCCCCATGCAGAAGGGGGTGCGCTACAACGAGGGCCACGCGCTGCACCTGGCGCTGCTGGCCCGCAAGGAGGGCGCCAGGCGCGGCGTGCTGAGCAAGCGCAGTTCGGAGAACGCCCGCTGGAGCGACAAGTTCTTCGCGCTGCACCACAACCTCCTCTTCTACTTCGACGGCGAGCACAGCGCGCGCCCGTCGGGCATGTACCTGCTGGAGGGTTGCAGGTGCGAGCGCGCCCCCGCGCCCAAAGCCTCCTCGCTCAGCGCGAGCGCGAGCGGAGGCGGAAGCGGAAGGGACGCCCCCGATAAGATGCAG CACTACTTCCTGGTGATGTTCGGCCACGACGGTCAGAAGCCTTTGGAGCTTCGGACGGAGGACGAGGCCGACCGCGACGAGTGGGTGGACTGCATACGGCAGGCCAG CTACTCGGACCTGATGGTGGAGCGCGAGATCCTGATGCAGAAGTACATCCACCTGGTCCAGATCTTGGAGACGGAGAAGGTCGCGGCCAATCAGCTCCGCGCGCAGCTGGAGGACCAGCAAACGGAGATCGAGAGGCTGAAGGCCGAG GTGGTCCTGCTCAACAGGAGCAAAGAGCGCGGGCGGCTCAGCCAGAACCCCCTGGACGACGAGGACCCCGACATCAAGAAGATCAAGAAG GTGCAGAGCTTCATGCGCGGCTGGCTGTGCCGGAGGAAGTGGAAGCTGATCGTTCAAGACTACATCTGCTCGCCGCACGCCGAGAGCATGCGCAAGCGCAACCACATCGTCTTCAACATGGTGGAGGCCGAGAGCGAGTACGTCGGCCAGCTGTCCGTCCTGGTCAACTGCTTCCTGCGTCCGCTGCGCATGGCCGCCAGCTCCAAGAAGCCGCCCGTCAGCCACCACGACGTCAGCAGCATCTTCCTCAACAG CGAGACCATCATGTTCCTGCACCAGATCTTCCACCAGGGCCTCAACGCTCGCATGGCCAACTGGCCCACGCTGGTCCTCG CCGACCTGTTCGACATCCTCCTCCCCATGCTGAACATCTACCAGGAGTTTGTGCGCAACCACCAGTACAGCCTTCAGGTTCTGGCCAACTGCAAGCAGAACCGCGACTTCGACAAGCTGCTCAAGCAGTACGAGGCCAACGCCGCCTGCGAGGGCCGCATGCTCGAGACCTTCCTCACCTACCCCATGTTCCAG ATTCCTCGTTACATCATCACGCTTCACGAGTTGCTGGCGCACACGCCGCACGAGCACGTGGAGAGGAACAGTTTGCGCTTTGCCAAGTCCAAGCTGGAAGAACTCTCAAA GATGATGCACGACGAGGTGAGCGACACGGAGAACATCCGCAAGAACTTGGCCATCGAGAGGATGATCGTGGAGGGCTGCGACGTTCTGCTGGACACCAGCCAGACCTTCGTCAGACAAG GTTCGCTCGTCCAGCTGCCCTCGAGCGGCGAGCGCGGGATGCTGAGCAAGGTGCGCCTCGGCGCGCTGTCTCTGCGCAAGGAAGGCGAGCGCCAGTGCTTCCTGTTTACTAAGCACTTCCTCATCTGCACCAGGACATCTGGCGGCAAGCTGCACCTGCTCAAG CAAGGAGGCGCCCTGTCGCTCATGGAGTGCACGCTCGTCGAGGAACTGGACCCCAGCGACGAGGACT ACAACGCGGCGGGGCAAGGCTTCAGCCACCTGGAGTTCAAAATGGTGGTGGAGCCCCCCGACGGGCAGACGTTTTCCGTGGTCCTGCTCGCTCCCTCGCGCCAGGAGAAGGCGGCCTGGACGAGCGACATCAGTCAG TGCGTGGACAACATCCGCTGCAACGGGCTGATGACCAGCGTCTTCGAGGAGAACTCCAAAGTGTCCGTGCCCAACATGATCAA GTCGGACGCCCGCCTGCACAAAGACGACGTGGACATCTGCTTCAGCAAGACGCTCAACTCGTGCAAAGTCCCTCAGATCCGCTACGCCAGCGTGGACCGGCTCCTGGAGCGCCTGACCGACCTCCGCTTCCTCTCCATCGACTTCCTCAACACCTTCCTGCACACGTACAGAATTTTCACCACGGCCGCCGTCGTCATCAACAAGCTGGCGCACATCTACAGGCAGCCCTTCACCTCCATACCCGTCAG GATCGAGCAGCACTCGTGCGACCGTCTGTCCATCATGTCTCTGTGTCCCGACTACACTCTGAAGATCACTCAGCTGGCTTTGGATCAGTCCAA GTCCCTGGAGCTGTTCTTCGCCGCCAACCAGGGCTCGTGGGGCACGGACCCCCTGAACAACAAATCTCCACGTCTGTGTCGCAAGTTctcgtcgccgccgccgttgTCCCTCCCGTCTCGCACGTCATCGCCCGTCCACAGCCGCAAGTTGTCCCTCAGCTCGCCCGTGGGGCTCAAAGTCCTGGACCTGGGCTCCACGCCTTCGTCCTCCGCCGCCAGCTCCCCCACCTCCACGCACGGTCCCGGCCTCTTCGCCTCGTCCTCGCCGCCGCCCCACGCCGCCGCCCCGTCCAGGACCCTCTTCGGCTTCTCGTCCTCGCCGCCGCCCACCGTCACCAAGGCCCCCCCGGATCTCAGTCACGGTCCCAGCTCGCCCGAACTCAGCCCGGCCGGCGAGGACGTCGGCGAACTGCCTCGCATCGACGCCTTCTGCGGAAAACTGCGAAGAAGCATCCGCAGAG CCGTCCTGGAGTCCGTGTCTCTGGACAAATTTATCCCGGACTCTCCCACCGGCAGCGGCAACGAGTCCGGGGACGTGTCGCCGTGCCGCTCGCCGTCCACGCCGCGACACCTGCGTTACCGCCCGACGGGAG CGTCTTCGGCGGAGAACGCGCGCTGCGCCGTGTCGCCCGCGTCGGCCTTCGCCatcgccaccgccgccgccggacACGGCGGCTCCCAGG CCTCGGGAAGCTCTGAGAAATCGTGCGACAAGGAGTTCATCATCCGCAGAGCCGCCACCAACCGGGTTCTCAACGTGCTGCGCCATTGGGTGTCCAAACATTCGCAG GATTTCGAGAGCAACGGCGAGCTGAAGTCGGGCGTCCTCGGCCTCCTGGACGAAGTCCTTCGGGATCCGGACCTTCTGCCGCAGGAGAGGAAAGCCACCAGCAACATCCTCAG CGCTCTTTGCCAGGAAGAACCGGACGACACTCAGCTCAAGATTGAGGACGTCCTACAAATG AAAAGTTGTCCACTTCTGCACTTCATTGCG GCGGAAAGTCCAAAAGCCGAGTGCTTGGAGTCCTTGTCTGCCATGGAGCTGGCCGAGCAGATCACTTTGCTGGACCACATCGTCTTCAGGAGCATCCCCTACGA GGAGTTCCTGGGTCAAGGCTGGATGAAGGTGGACAAGACGGAGAAGACTCCTTACATCATGAAAACGAGCCAGCACTTCAACAAC ATGAGCAACCTGGTGGCGTCGCAGATCCTGACGCAGGCCGACGGGGGCGCCCGGGCGGGGGCCATCGAGAAGTGGCTGGCGGTGGCCGACATCTGCCGCTGCCTCAACAACTTCAACGGCGTCCTGGAGATCACGTCGGCGCTCAACCGCAGCGCCGTCTACCGTCTCAAGAAGACCTGGGCCAAAGTCTGCAAGCAG ACGAAGGCTCTGATGGATCGTCTGCAGAGGGCCGTGTCGTCGGAGGGACGCTTCAAGAACCTCAGGGAGACGCTGAAAAA CTGCAACCCGCCGTGCGTTCCCTACCTGGGCATGTACCTGACCGACCTGGCCTTCATCGAGGAGGGGTCGCCCAACTTCACCGAGGGGGGGCTGGTCAACTTCTCCAAGATGAGGATG ATTTGTCACATCATCCGAGAGATCCGGCAGTTCCAGCAAGCTCCTTACAGGATCGAGCACCAGGCCAAG GTGACTCACTTCCTGCTGGACAAGACGCAGGTGATGGACGAAGACGCGCTGTACGAGCTCTCGCTGAAGTTTGAGCCGCGCGTTGCGCCGGGCTAA